The region CTCAATACCCAAGCCATGAGGTCAGCCGTGAGGCTCAATACCCAAACCCTGAGGTCAGCCGTGAGGCTCAAACCCCAAACCATGAGGCCAGCCATGAGGCTCAATACTAAAACCATAAGGCCAGCCATGAGGCTCAATACCCAAGCCACGAGGCCAGCCGTGAGGCTCAATACCCAAGCACTATGCAAGAGTTTACTAAAAATCGAATACAGCATATGTTTACAAGACAGGCTCTTTGAGCCAACTAAGCCAAAGCAGAGAGAAACGCCGGGCTGCAAGCCACCTTTCCAGGCTGTGCGACGCAAAGCACTAGGCCAAAATCAACCATAGGAAGGTACTGAATCATTAAATGTAGATTCTCCCAATATTGTTGTTAGCATTTCAGAGCCCAACTGGGCCCCTGTACGCACTGCCTGGTTTACTAGAGGTTGTTAACTTGCTATAGAACACCATGGTGTTACATGATTCACAGCTGGTCCAGCCGTGTAGTTAAGTCTCCTCCATCCAGAGGACATGAAACCACATTGAACAAGGAAGTGGGAGCTTCCTTTTTATACTGTGCGTGGGGTTTCTGCACAGGAATAGTGACAGATCCTAATTACTCACGTGTGCTGTCATGAGTGAGGGGAAAATGGACAATGTTCAAATGATATTTTGCAGGAAGTTCACAAAAGAAAATACAAAGGTTAACATAATTATAGTTTATGTTTAGTTGATGGGTACATGttctatattttaaaaaaaacatttacgAGAAATATGGATGTGTGACTGAAGCCTAAAACTACAGATTACAAAGCTCACGTACTTGGAGAAAAAAGTTTCAGCTGTTCGCCATCATCTGTACCAGTTGTCAGAAGCAAGATCTCTTGATCAACAGTGACATCCTGGTTTCCGCATTTCTTTATACAGACACTCTTTTCAGGCTTACTAACAACTGGAGACTCCTTTCTTGTTGAAGCTGCACATTTTTTAGAATCTTCTAATGGGCTTGAATCTGAATGCGATACTAAATGTATGGTTCTCCTCTTTTTCAGAGTGCACTTTTCTGGAAGGGCATTGCCCAAGGATCTTCTTCGTTTGCTCCTGTCTTTATCATTTGACACAAGTGGAGGGAGGCTGGGTGACGTTCTTGAATCCTTAGTCAGTGAAAACGGACTAATTTTGTTTTGATGGGTATTTTCATCTATCGAAGTAAAAAAATCTTCAAAACTAGGATAAGTCGCATCAGAGTCTGCATTACATGATGATAAACGTGATTTTGTTTCCATCTTAATAGCTTTATTTTTACCATGGGAAAACGGAATTTCGGGTTTCAGGCTGCGACGTCCTGTTTTCTTGGACTGGTTCTTCTCTTCACACAATGCAATAAGTCGATTTGCCATAGATGAATATTCCGAGCCTGTGATTCTGTCCTTTTCTGGAGAGGTATTCAAAAAACCATCACTCCTACTGTTAGTCGTGCTATAAGCAGCGTCCACTTTTCTATTGCACTTTTGGTTCTTAGGTGAAGTTAGTATAGAAAAGTTTGTAGTTTCCCCTTTTTCAGCATCAACACTGAGATTTGAAATAGCTCTACATCCCGTAGCTGTAAAATCCATATCCGGATCATTCATGGTAAAGAGTGCTGCGCTATTTGTACGATGTTCAAGTTTGAAAAGATTTGTTTTCCGGATCTTGGTTTGAGGTCGTGATCGCCTCTTTACTCTTTCAGGACTAGATTTAAATCCCTTGGTTTTTTGAGGCGTTATTAAACCTGATCCTGAAGCTATTGAGTTGACTGAGTCTTTTTTAGCGGTGTGGATTTTATTATTGATTGGAGAGCTAGGAACATTGTCTTTTGTCAAAACACTTTGGAAAACTTCCTCATAGCTAGTATCAAGCAAGCTGCTGTCATTCACTaatataaaacagaaaaaaaaaacaattaataggTTTAGAAATAAGGGCTTAAAGGGGATAGACCTAAATCTTTGTTGAAAATAATTCCAAATAAAACACAATTTCACACATTGTTAGATTGTCTCTCAATTACTCACCACACTCGGATATAAGATAAGAAAAACAATTATATGTACTGTAAACTGTACTATAAATCCCAATTACTtagtataatatataatataggTGATCAAATCCCTGTAGTAGGCAATGCATCTAAAAACAGTGCCAATTTGGATTTTGTATTAAGAGGTTGTCCACGACTGGGGTAACTCCTTCTCTTTCTGAATGTATACCCCCGTGAAAATTTAAAACACTTCTACTGACCTCCTGTGCCGGGGCCTTTTCAGCAGTTTCAGCACTCTCGTTCATGTGGCTCACATACGGTTATGATGCTCTGGCGTTACTGTC is a window of Ranitomeya variabilis isolate aRanVar5 chromosome 2, aRanVar5.hap1, whole genome shotgun sequence DNA encoding:
- the MCPH1 gene encoding microcephalin isoform X3, with the translated sequence MELSPGGGDSGILTGVIAFIDVWSSNRTENYSKMFSQQLLNLGAKVSKTFNKQVTHVIYKDGSQSTWEKAVKNKVQLVSVLWVDKCRETSVHVEESGYPAINTNDDLPQIMKKKRKCMQPKDFVERTPENCKWLARKFDKMCKDLDVQKASVDIPILTFDDDGTLLYSPKSVVADRFNAMEKRIQDMKDKRENLSPTASQMSQIFNTSSHEPSLGNSPTIFSISPHVNDSSLLDTSYEEVFQSVLTKDNVPSSPINNKIHTAKKDSVNSIASGSGLITPQKTKGFKSSPERVKRRSRPQTKIRKTNLFKLEHRTNSAALFTMNDPDMDFTATGCRAISNLSVDAEKGETTNFSILTSPKNQKCNRKVDAAYSTTNSRSDGFLNTSPEKDRITGSEYSSMANRLIALCEEKNQSKKTGRRSLKPEIPFSHGKNKAIKMETKSRLSSCNADSDATYPSFEDFFTSIDENTHQNKISPFSLTKDSRTSPSLPPLVSNDKDRSKRRRSLGNALPEKCTLKKRRTIHLVSHSDSSPLEDSKKCAASTRKESPVVSKPEKSVCIKKCGNQDVTVDQEILLLTTGTDDGEQLKLFSPSAGSKTSASDAIGGLSEMFNEQRNKCTEDSRKAEKSRKVTRSLVMTSMSTEKQSTIIQVVKKFGGFVFSDEVSETTSHVIAGSPRRTLNIILGIARGCWILSSDWVLWSLERGHWIPEEPYELSDHFPGAPVAMVF